The Gammaproteobacteria bacterium nucleotide sequence CCCCTGAGTACCCAGGATGACGTCGCCGCCGCCCTGGTGGAGCGCTACGAAATCCCCGTCTTCGCCATCTGCGGCGAATCCACCGAGACCTATTACCGGCACATCCAGGCCGCGCTGGACCACCGCCCGATGCTCACCATGGACGACGGGGCCGACCTGGTCAGCGAACTGCACAAGACCCGCACCGACCTGCTCACGGAGCTGATCGGCGGCACCGAGGAGACCACCACCGGCGTCATCCGCTTGCGCGCCATGGCCGGGGACAAGGCGCTGCGGTTCCCCATCGTGGCGGTCAACGACGCCATGACCAAGCACTTTTTCGACAACCGCTACGGCACCGGCCAGAGCGCGCTGGACGGCATCATCCGCGCCACCAACATCCTGCTGGCAGGCAAGACCTTCACGGTGGTGGGCTACGGCTGGTGTGGGCGCGGCGTGGCCATGCGCGCCAGCGGCCACGGTGCACACGTGATCGTCTGCGAGGTCGATCCGTTGCGGGCGTTGGAGGCGACGATGGACGGCTACCGCGTCATGCCGCTGCTGGAGGCCGCCCGCCAGTCCGACTTCATCCTCACCGTCACCGGCGACAAGCACGCCGTGGACGAGGCGCACATGGCGGTGATGAAGGACGGTTGCGTGCTGGCCAACGCCGGGCATTTCAACGTGGAGATCAATATCCCCGCTTTGGAGGAGATGAGCGTTTCCAAGTCGAGCCCGCGTCAGCACGTGGACGAATACACGCTGACCGACGGGCGCATCCTGCGCCTGCTGGCCGAGGGGCGGCTGGTCAACCTGGCCGCGGCGGAGGGGCATCCGTCCGCGGTGATGGACATGAGTTTCTCGAATCAGGTGCTGAGTGCGGTGTATATGGTGGAGAATCACGGGCGGTTGGCGAACGACGTGCACACCGTGCCGGCCGACATCGACGCCGAGGTGGCGCGGCTGAAGCTCGAGGCCATGCGGATCGAGATCGACACGCTCACCGATGAGCAGCAGCATTACCTGACTTCCTGGCAGGAAGGCACCTGAGCGGCGCGCACCGACCACGGACATGAAGCGCGAACTCAAAGATCTGCTCAAGGAGATCGACGCCGAGGCGCGTGCGACGGCCAGCTATACCGGGCGCAGGAAGTTCGCCGACCGGGTGATGCATGCGCTGGGCGAGGTGCCGCGGGAGGAGTTCGTGCCCGAGGGGTCGCGCTTCCTCGCCTACGACAACGGCCCGCTGCCCATCGGCTACGGGCAGACCATCTCCCAGCCCTATAT carries:
- a CDS encoding adenosylhomocysteinase, with product MSDIKDPALADQGVARIEWALKEMPVIRALQARMAEQRPLAGVRLSGCLHITTETANLARILKAAGADVVLCASNPLSTQDDVAAALVERYEIPVFAICGESTETYYRHIQAALDHRPMLTMDDGADLVSELHKTRTDLLTELIGGTEETTTGVIRLRAMAGDKALRFPIVAVNDAMTKHFFDNRYGTGQSALDGIIRATNILLAGKTFTVVGYGWCGRGVAMRASGHGAHVIVCEVDPLRALEATMDGYRVMPLLEAARQSDFILTVTGDKHAVDEAHMAVMKDGCVLANAGHFNVEINIPALEEMSVSKSSPRQHVDEYTLTDGRILRLLAEGRLVNLAAAEGHPSAVMDMSFSNQVLSAVYMVENHGRLANDVHTVPADIDAEVARLKLEAMRIEIDTLTDEQQHYLTSWQEGT